AGAGGTCCCAGGTGCCGCCGATCGCGGCCCGCGCCTCGACGATCTCGTAGCTGAGGTCGGAGCGACGCTCCTGGAGGCGGTACGCCGCCCCGATCCCCGACAGTCCTGCGCCCACGATGAGCACGTCGACGGTGCGGTCGGCCATGGGGCCTCCTTCGCTGGTCTCGGTCATGCCGGCAGACGGGGTCCGCCGTGTTCGATTGTGACGCGGACCACTCGCGAATACTTGACTCTCGACGACAATCTCAGTGGCTGCCCTGTCGTACCGCCGTCGGAGTCTCCCCCCACCACCGCCGCGCGCTCCGAGTCAGCGTCGCCTGCTCGGCGAACCCGACGGCGGCGGAGATCTCGTGCAGCGGCACCGCGGTCCGCGTGAGGTAGCGGTGGACCGTCTCGCGACGCACGTCGTCGACGATCTGGGCGAACCCGGTGCCCTGGTCGGCGAGGCGGCGCTGCAGTGTGCGGCGGTGGACGTTGAGCAGCCGGGCGACGTGCGTCATCTGCGGCGGAACGTACGCGAGGGTCTCGTGGACGATCGCACGAGTGCGACCTGCGAGGTCCTCGAGCTCGGCAGGCAGGACCGACTCGAGGTACGCCATCGCGCGGGCGCGGTTCGCCTCGTCCGCGCCCGCGATCGGCGTGGAGGCGAAGTCGGCCGGGAGGCGCAGGTAGGTCAGCGCGGACGAGACCACGACCGGTACGCCGAAGAACTCCTCGTAGACGGCGAGGGGTGCGATCGGCTCGTACGCGAGGTGCACCGACCGCAGCCCGTACCCCGGACCCGCCATGAGGTCGAACGCGCGGTGCACGAACCCGATCCCCGCATCCATCGACTGGACCCGCGGTGGCGCGCCGAGGTTCGCCTCGTACACGAACGCCGTCGTCGCCGTGTCCCCGCTCAGGTCCGGGCGGAGGTCGACGCGGATCGTGTCGGTGTGGAACCGCAGATAGCGCGCAACGGCGGCCAGCGCCTCGCCGACGCTCGGCGAGTTGACGAGGATGTCGTCCTCGTCGAGGACCGCGGGGTCGAGGCCCACGCGTCGGGCCATCGCGTCGGCGTCGCCGCCCAGCGACTCCACCACCGCGCGGAAGCCCTTGACCCCCGCCGAGCGCATCGTCGCCACGACCGGAGTCTGAGCACTGGTCCGGCCGGCGTCAAGCGGCCCGTCCTGCGCCCGGCGATCCGGTCGGTGCGCGTCGCTACGCTGGACCGCATGTCCGACAACCTTCCCGACCGCCGCCTGCTGCTGGTGCACGCGCACCCCGACGACGAGACCATCACGACCGGCGCGACGATGGCCAAGTACGCCGCCGACGGTGCTCACGTCACCCTCGTGACGTGCACGCTCGGCGAGCAGGGTGAGGTCCTGGTCCCCGAGCTCGCGCACCTCGCCGCCGACCGTGACGACCGGCTCGGCGAGCACCGCATCACCGAGCGCGACGACGCCATGAAGGTCCTCGGCATCACCGACACCCGCTGGCTCGGCGGCGCCGGCACCTACCGCGACTCGGGCATGGCGTGGTCGGACTCGGGCGCGGCGACCGTCGCTCCCGACGTCGCCGACAACGCCTTCTGGCTCGCCGACCTGCGCGAGGCGGCCGACCACCTCGTCGCCGTCATCCGAGAGATCCGGCCGCAGGTCCTCATCACGTACGACGACTTCGGCAACTACGGCCATCCTGACCACGTGCAGGCGCACCGCGTGGCGACGTACGCGGTCGCGCTCGCCGCCGTCGACTCCTACCGCCGTGACCTCGGCGCCGCCTGGGACGTCGCCAAGGTCTACTGGACGGCCAACTCCGAGTCCTGGCTGCGAGAGGGCCTCCGACGACTGCGCGAGGCGGGCGACCACACCACGTTCGAGGGGCTGGACCCCGACGGCGACCTGTCGTTCATGGCCGTGCCCGACGACCAGATCGCGGCGTCGGTCAAGGCCGACGAGTTCGCGGAGGCCAAGCTGGCGGCGATGCGTGCGTACCCGACCCAGATCCAGGTCGACAGCCCGTTCTTCGCCCTGTCCAACAACCTCGGCGCCTACGTGTGGGGCACGGAGTTCTTCCGGATCGCAAAGGGCACGCCGGTCCCGGGGGAGGACGGGTTGGAGCACGACCTGTTCGCAGGCACGCGGTGACGGCCGAGCGCGGGTACGCAGTGACGGTGAGGCCGCTCGTGCTCGTGCTCGCCGTCCTGCTCGGTGCCGCCGTGTGCGTCGCCGGACTCGTGGTCCACCGACACGTCGACCTGTCCGTGCCGTGGGGTCTGCTCCTGGTGCTCGCCACGGTCGTGCTCGCGACACGGGCGGCCGGCTACCTCGTCGGCACGGCGGGTGCGGTCGCGCTCGCCGGCGGCTACGGAGTCGTGCTCTTCCTGGGGACGTCGTCGCGGCCGGAGGGCGACTACCTGGTGGCGGCCGACACGCTCGGCTACGCCTTCCTGCTCGGATCGCTCGCCGCGCTCGTGGCAGGCCTCCTCTGGACGATGCGAGGCGCAGGTCACATCGCCCCCGGTCGGCCGGACGATCCCCGTACGCTGGGATCGTGAGCGCAGCGTCCCACCCCCTGGATCCCGCGACGTCACGGGCATTCCGTGACGTCCTCGGGCGCTTCGCGAGCGGTGTCACCGTCGTGACGAGCGTCGTCGACGGGGTCGATCACGCGATGACGGCGAGCGCCTTCACCTCCGTCTCGCTCGACCCTGCCCTCGTGCTCGTCGTCGTGGACAGGCGCAACCGCTTCCACGATGCCGTCCTCGCCTCGGGCGCGTGGGGGGTCTCGATCCTCTCCGAGGGCGGCCAGGACGACGCGACCTGGCTCGCTCACCGCGGGCGGCCGCTCGAGGACCAGCTGGCACGGGTTCCGCACCATCGCGGTGTCGAGACGGGTGTCGCGCTGCTCGACCGCGGCATCGCCTGGCTCGAGTGCACCACCTGGCAGACGTACGACGGTGGTGACCACACGATCGTCGTCGGGCAGGTCGTCGCCGCATCGGTCCGTCTCGACACGGAACAGTCCGGTCTCGATATCGGGGAGTCGCCCCTCGGCGAGCCGCTGCTCTACTACCGTTCGCACTACGGCGCCCTCGTACGCTCTCCCGAGAGCGAGAAGAACTCGGGCCCGTCGCCGGTCGAGCAGCACCGCTGACCTGCGCGCCAGCCCGGAAGACGCAATCCCCGCACACGAGGACACCCATTGGCCACCGCACCGACGCTCTCCGAGCAGGACCCCTCGCTCGACGAGCAACGCCGCAAGCGCGGCAACATCATCGCCCTGATCGTGCTCACCGCGGTCGGGCTGGTCGTCGTGGTCGGATATGTGGTCCTGCACTTCGCGACGTCCGACCGGGTCCCGGCCGGCACCTCGATCGGTGGCGTCGAGGTCGGGATGGTCTCGTTGGACGAGGCACGCAGCACGCTGGGTGACGAGCTGGAGGGTCCCGCCGCGGAGCCGGTCCGGATCGTACGCGGCAAGAAGACGTACGAGCTCACGCCGGAGGAGGCCGGGCTCGCTGTCGATCTCGACGCGTCGATCGCCCAGACCGGTGCTGCCGACTCGGTCTGGAACCCGTTGACCATGATCGACGTCCTCGTCGGGTCAGAGGACTACCCGGTCGAGCTCGACGTGGACGAGAGCGCCCTGGACGCTGCGGTCGCATCGGTCGCCGAGGACACCGACCGCGAGGTCGCCGAGGGCCGCATCGACTTCCCGGACGGACGTCCCGAGGTGACGGAGCCGAAGGCCGGCCGCGCCGTCGACCAGGACGCGACGGTGGCCCTCGTCCGCGGGTCCTACCCGCTCGAGCACACCACGCTGAAGCTTCCCGTCGACGCTCTCGAGCCCACCGTCACGAGCGACGACCTGACCGCAGCGGTCACGGAGATCGCGGAGCCGGCCGTCTCGGGGCCCGTGAAGATCGTCGTCGGCAAGAAGTCTGCCCAGCTCGCTCCCTCCGACTACGCCGAGGCGCTCAGCATCCAGGTGACCGACGGCAAGCTCACGCCGGTCGTCGACCCCATGAAGCTCGCCGAGCCGCTCGCGGACGCGACCACCGAGATCGGCACCCCGGCGAAGGACGCCACGATCGCGATCCGCAACGGCAGGCCGGCGGTCGTGCCCGGCAAGCCCGGCGTGGGCGTGGCGGCCGACGACGTGGCGACGGCGATCGTGCCGGTCCTGTCGAAGTCCGGCGACGCGCGGGTGCTCACGGTCGAGGCCTCGAAGAAGCAGCCCGACCGGACGACCGATGATCTCCAGAAGCTCGGCATCGAGGAGAAGGTCAGCTCGTTCAGCACCAACTTCCCCTACGCCGAGTACCGCAACGTCAACCAGGGTCGAGCCGCACAGCTGGTCAACGGCACCATCCTGGAACCGGGCGAGACGTTCAGCTTCAACGACACCGTCGGTGAGCGTACGGCCGCCAACGGCTTCACCACCGGCACGATGATCAGCAACGGGGTCTTCCGCGAGGATCTCGGCGGAGGCGTCTCGCAGGTGGCGACGACGCTCTACAACGCGGGGTTCTTCGCCGGGCTCGAAGACGTCACGCACAAGCCGCACAGCTTCTACATCAGCCGCTATCCGGTGGGTCGTGAGGCGACCGTCGCGTGGCCCACGGTGGATCTGAAGTTCAAGAACACCACGGACCACGGCATCTACATCCAGGCTTGGGTCAACAAGAGCACGCCGGGGTCGTCGGGCTCGATGAACGTCACCATGTGGGGTACGAAGAAGTGGGACGTCACGGCGGGGGTGTCGAGCAAGCGCAACTTCCGCTCGCCGGCGACCCGCTACGACGCGTCGGACAAGTGCGTCCCCCAAGGCGGCGTGACGGGGTTCGACATCGACGTCTTTCGGACGTTCAAGATCGATGGCAAGGTCGTCGATCGCGAGACGATCACGGCGAACTACAACGCAGCCGACAACGTCAAGTGCGAGAAGGCGCCGAAGAAGGGCGACTGACGACCGACGCGCGACGTTCTGGCGGCGCGCGATGTTGTCCTCGCCGTTTCTAGTACGGCGTACTAGTACGGCGTACTAGAAACGGCGCGAGCACTCTGTGAAATTCGTTCGGACGTTCGGACGTTCGGACGGTGGGTCACGCGGGCGGAGCGACGTACTGGTACGAGTGGTGCGTCACGAACCCGTACCGCCCGTAGAGCGTGAGCGCCGGCGTGTTCTGGCGCATCGTCTGCAGGTAGACCTTGTCGGCGCCGTGGTCGGCCGCCCAGCTCGTGCACTCCTCCAGGAGGCGTGCCGCGTGTCCTCGTCGGCGTGCGTGCGGCAGCGTGTGGACGCTGGAGAGACCGGCCCACTCGCCCGTCACGACGATGCGGGCGACGGCCTCGACGCCGTCGGTGCCCTCGACCAGAGCGAACCCGACGACCGGTGGTGAGGCCAGCACGTAGCCGACGTCTTCGGGGACCCCGCGGGTGTCGCGCTCCGCTGCGGCGAGCCAGGCGTCGGTGAGTGCGTCGTCGACACGGACCGTCGCCGTACCCGTCGACGACGCTCCCGACGCAGACTCGATCGTCGCGACGTCGGCGACCTGGACCACGGCGTGGTCGCGGGTCCCGCTGATGCCGGCCCATCCTGCCGCCGCGAACCGTGCGGCCCAGACGGTCTCGTCGATGACCTGCGCCTTCACCGGGAGGTCGTGCGCGGCGTAGTAGGCCTGGACGAGCGCGAGCGCCTCGGGCAGGGGCGTACCGGGGTCGCCGTGCACCGCGACCGAGTTGGCTCGCCCCGTGAAGCCGCCGGAGGCGCGGAGCGTCCACTCGCCGAGCGGCTCGGAGAACCGGGGTGGCCAGCCGCGGGTGCAGATCCGCGCGAGCTCCTCCGGCGAGTAGTCGAGCGCCGGCCGGGTCCTGACCCGTGCACGACCGTCCGGGACCGGCTTCGCTGCGACCACGTCTGCGGCTGCCACGTGCACCTCGGAGCCGTCGCGACGCTGGATGCGCAGCTGCACGCCGTCGTGCTCGAGCAGGCGTCCGACCACGTCGGTGAAGGCCGGGCCGCCGGACGGTCCGCGCTCTCCCGGGACGGTCGACCGGATGACGACTCGGTGCCCGACGAGGGTGTCGAAACGGCTCACGGGTAGGCTCCTCGGTGAAATTGGAACGGCGTTCCGTCCGTAAGTCGGACCTCATGAACGGACCCTCTCCGCCGAGGGTGATACTAGTTCCGACAGCTCGACAGAAGGAGTGGACCCCTCGTGACGTATGTCATCGCTCAGCCGTGCGTGGACCTGAAGGACCGTGCCTGCGTGGACGAGTGTCCGGTCGACTGCATCTACGAAGGCAAGCGGATGCTCTACATCCATCCCGACGAGTGCGTCGACTGCGGCGCATGTGAGCCGGTGTGCCCTGTGGAGGCGATCTTCTACGAAGACGACACTCCCGAGGAGTGGAAGGACTACTACACCGCCAACGTCGATTTCTTCGACGACCTGGGCTCGCCCGGCGGTGCCGCCAAGATGGGGGCGATCGACAAGGATCACCCGATGATCGCAGCACTGCCCCCGCAGAACCAGGACTGATGCTCGACCCGACGTCGTCGGCGCCGTCACGCCCGAGCGCGGCGGCGCGTCTGTCCTCGCGGGCGGTCTCGCGGCGTCTTCCCGACTTTCCGTGGGACTCCCTCGCCGAGGTGAAGGCGGTGGCGGCCGCGCACCCCGACGGCATCGTCGACCTCTCGATCGGTACGCCGGTCGACTCCTCGCCGCTGGTCGCCCAGACAGCGCTGGCGGCGGCGGCCGATGCGCCGGGATACCCGCTGACGGTCGGTACGCCCGCGCTGCGGAGGGCAGCCGTCGACTGGCTCGCCCGTAGGCACGGCGTGAACGGGCTGGGCGTCGACGGCGTCATCCCCGCGATCGGTTCCAAGGAGCTGATCGGGGCGATGGCGCTGCACCTCGGCCTCGGTCCGGGCGACACGGTCGTGATCCCCGAGCTCGCCTACCCGACGTACGAGGTCGGTGCCCGCCTCGCCGGATGCGACGTCGTCGTCTCGGACTCCACCGTCGCGCTCGGTCCGTCGTCGCCCGCGCTGATGTGGATCAACTCGCCGTCAAACCCGAGCGGCCGTGTCCTCGGCGCCGACCACCTCCGCAAGACGCTCGCCTGGGCACGCGAGCGCGGCGTGCTGCTGATCTCCGACGAGTGCTACCTCGACTGCGCGTGGGAGGCGACGCCGCAGTCGATCCTGCACCCCGACATCAACGGTGGCTCCCACGAGGGCATCCTCGCGGTCCACTCGCTGTCGAAGCGGTCCAACCTCGCGGGCTACCGTGCGGCGTTCGTCGCTGGTGACCCCGCCATCGTCAAGGAGCTGCTCGAGGTCCGCAAGAACCTCGGTCTCATCATGCCGGCGCCGATCCAGCACGCGATGAAGGCCACGCTCGACGACGATGCCCACGCCGACGCGCAGCACGCGTCGTACGCCGCCCGCCGCGCCGTGCTGCGCGACGCCCTGCTCGCTGCCGGCTTCCGGATCGACCACTCCGAGGCCGCGCTCTACCTGTGGGCGACCCGCGACGAGCCGGCCCTCGACACCGTGGCTGCGCTCGCGGAGATCGGTGTCCTCGTCGCCCCGGGCAGCTTCTACGGCGCTGCCGGCGCCCGCCACGTACGGGTGGCGTTCACGGCGACCGACGAACGGGTCGCCGCGGCCGCGCAGCGCCTCGCATCGTTCGCCTGAGACCGCGACGCGCCGACCGCGCCTGCGTGTCGGATCTGGGCGGATGGCCGCCGAACTTCGATAGCCTCACCAGGAGAGCGGGGGGACAGCATCCCTGCGACGTTGCGCAACGGAGGAGATCGGTCGATGAGCGACCCCCAGAACCCTCCCGGCGGCGAGCCGAACGACGGCGAGCCGCCGGTCAACGATCCCTCGAGCGGTGAGCCGCCGAGCGGGCCACCGCCCTATCAGCCTCCCCCGGGACCCCCCGGAGGTGGATACCCGCCTCCGCCGCAGGGCCCGCCGCAGGGACCACCGCCCGGTGGTGGCGGCTACGGATCGCCGCCGCAGGGCCCGCCGCCCGGAGGTGGCTACGGACCGCCGCCGCAGGGTCCGCCGCCCGGTGGCGGCGGCTACGGCCCGCCGCAGGGTCCGCCAGGAGGCGGCGGTTACCCGCCGCCCCCGCCCGGCGGCTACGGCCCGCCGCCCGGCTACACCGGCGGCCCTGAGTCGTACGGTCAGCCGCAAGGCCTGAGCGTCGGCGACGCCATCTCGTACGGCTGGAACAAGTTCAAGGACAACTGGGGCGTCTGGGTCGGCATCACCCTGGTCTTCTTCGTGATCCAGCTCGTCATCGGCGGCATCGGCACCGCTGCGCAGTCCGGTAGCGACAGCGCGATCGACAACGGTGTGTGGGCGGCGGCCGGCGGCTTCTCGTTCCTCGCGCTGGTCTTCAACCTGCTCAACACGCTCGTCAGCTGGTTCATGCAGGCAGCCCAGACCAGGGGTGCCTTGTCCGAGACCGAGGGGCGCAAGCCGGGGTTCGGTGACTTCTTCCAGTGGGGTGACCACGCTGGCAAGGTCGTCCTGACCTTCCTGCTGCTCGCCGTGCTGTCGTTCGTCGGGCTGCTGCTGTGCATCCTGCCGGGCATCATCTTCATCTTCTTCGCCTGGTACACGCTGTGGTTCGTGATGGACCAGGGGCAGAGCCCGATCGACGCGCTGCAGTCGAGCTTCCGGCTCGTCGGCAACAACCTCGGTCCGGTGTTCCTGCTGGCGCTGGCCCTGATCGGCATCAACATCCTGGGTGCGATCCCGTGCGGCCTCGGCCTGCTCGTGACCATCCCGATGACGCTGATCGCGACCGGCTACAGCTACAAGTTCCTCACCCGTCAGCCCATCGCCTGACGCAGCACCACTGACGTCGTCCCGGATGAGGTCCCGACCCTCATCCGGGACGACGTTCGGCTCAGGCGACGTCGACGTGCACGTGGTCGCGGTGCTCGAGGATGGCGCGGTCTCCGTCACGGTCCGGCACCGTGTACTCGCGCCAGCCTTGCGGCGAGCGGCGCGCGGTCCAGATCTTCGCGTCGAAGATGACCGTGGCGATGCCGAGCCGGTCGGCGTTCGCGACGAGGTACTGCGCGACCGCCCAGCCGTGCCGGTTGGTCTCGGGCGAGATCGGCCGGAAGAACACGTCCACGGCCTTTCCCTCGTAGTGCTTCGAGCCTTCGGAGTGGCCCGTGCTCACGCCCTCGGGCGCGTAGCCCCCCGTCGGCATGCGGCCGAACGACTGCCGCAGGTCGACGCGTACGGCCTCCGCCGCCGGCGTCAGGCCGTTCGCGCCGGGAGCACCCGGAGCGGCGTCCGCGGGCTCGATCTCACACGTGAAGGCCGCGGGGGAGTTCCCAGTCAACGCCGACGCCAGCGCGCGGCCGTACGCCTCGTGGTCGGCGTACGCCTCGGGGAACCCCGACCGCTGGACCGCCTGCGCGGCCTCGGTCACCGACATCGACCGGTAGCCGTCGATCTTCTCCAGGCCGTCGTAGAAGCGGTTGATCGCGTACCGCGGACGCATGATCTGCTCCGGGGTTCCCCACCCCTGTGAGGGCCGCTGCTGGAAGAGGCCCAGCGAGTCACGGTCGCCGTAGTCGATGTTGTGGAGCTTCGACTCCTGGTACGCGGTGGCGATGGCGATCGTGACGGCGCGCGCCGGCAGCCCACGGCGTACGGCGATCGCGGCGATGAGCGACGCGTGCTCGGCCTGCTCGAGGTCGAGCGTCGCGGTGGTCTCCCCGACCTCGACACGGCACTCCTCGGCGCGGAGCTGAGGGACGAAGCCGCTCCTGGCGAGGACGACGATGCCTGCGGCGACCACCCCCACGAGAAGGAGCAGCACGAGCAGGACGATGCCGCCACGACCCGAGCGTCGTGCGGTGGCGTCCATGGCAGTCAGTTGGCGTGCAGCGCTGCGTTGAGCTCGATGCCGGCACCGGTGCGCGGGCGCACCTCGATCCGGCCGGTCTCCGAGTTCGTCAGGAACAGCAGGCCGTCCTGCCCTGACAGCTCGGCGGCCTTCACGACGTTGCCGTCGGGCAGCGTCACCTTGGAGCCGGCCGTCACGTAGCAGCCGGCGGCGACGACGCAGTCGTCTCCGAGCGAGATGCCGATGCCGGCGTTGGCGCCGAGCAGGCAGTTGCGGCCGAGGCTGATGACCTGCTTGCCGCCGCCCGACAGCGTGCCCATGATCGACGCGCCCCCACCGACGTCGGTGCCGTCACCCACGACGACGCCTGCGCTGACGCGGCCCTCCACCATCGCGTGTCCGAGGGTGCCGGCGTTGAAGTTCACGAAACCCTCGTGCATGACGGTCGTCCCCTCGGCGAGGTGGGCGCCGAGACGCACGCGGTCGGCGTCGCCGATGCGTACGCCGGTGGGGAGCACGTAGTCGGTCATCCGCGGGAACTTGTCCACGCTGGTCACCGAGACGTGGAGACCAGCAGCGCGGGCCCGCAGCCGGGTCTGCTCGAAGCCGGCGACGGCGCACGGACCGATCGTCGTCCACACGACGTTGGCCAGGACCCCGAAGAGCCCGTCGAGGTTCGTGCCGTGGGGCTGGACGATGCGGTGCGACAGGAGGTGAAGCCGCAGGTAGGCGTCGTACGCGTCGGCGACCGGCGCAGCCAGGTCCGCCACCTCTGTACGGACGAAGGTCCGCCGCACCTCGCGCACGTCGTCCGTGCCCTCGAGCGCCGTGAGCCCCGTCGGCTCCGCGGTGCCGTCGTACGAGCCGAGCGCCGGGTTCGGGTACCAGACGTCGAGGACGGTCCCGTCCTCGGTCAGCGTGGCGATGCCGTAGGCCCAGGCGGACTGCGCAGTGGAGGTCATGCGGGCCAGGTTATCGAGCAGCCCCCAGCGAGCCGCGCCACCCGGTACGGCCATGGGCGTGATGGGATGGGCGGCATGGTCTCTCTCGATCTCGACGCCGACGTCGTGTCGCTCACGGCAGCCCTCGTCGACGTCCCCTCCGAGAGCCGCGAGGAAGCGGTGATCGCCGATGCCGTGGAGACCGCGCTGCGCGCCTACCCGCACCTCGACGTGGTGCGCGACGGGCACACCGTCGTGGCGCGCACCAGCCTCGGGCGTGACAGCCGCGTGGTCGTCGCCGGCCACCTCGACACCGTGCCCGCCAACGACAACATGCCTTCCCGCCTCGACGGCGACCAGCTCTGGGGCCTCGGCTCGTGCGACATGAAGGGTGGCGTCGCGGTCGCCCTCCGCGCCGCTGCGCAGGTTCCCGCGCCCGTCCGCGACGTCACGTACGTGTTCTACGAGGCGGAGGAGGTCGAGGCGTCGGCCAACGGGCTCGGTCGCCTCGCCCGCGAACGGCCGGAGCTGCTGGCCGGAGACTTCGCCATCCTCATGGAGCCCTCGAACGCGGTGATCGAGGCCGGCTGCCAGGGCGTGCTGCGTGTCGACGTGATCGCCCGCGGGGAGCGTGCCCACGTGGCGCGATCCTGGACGGGCGCCAACGCCATCCACCTGTTGGAGCCGGTGCTCCAGCGCCTGGTCGCCGCCGTCCGTCGCACGCCGATCATCGACGGTCTCACCTACCACGAGGGCCTCAACGCGGTCGCGATCAGCGGCGGTGTCGCCTCGAACGTCGTGCCCGACGAGGCGCGCGTCTCGTTGAGCTACCGCTTCGCGCCCGACCGCACCGAGGCCGAGGCGCTCGAGTACCTCGAAGGCCTGTTCTCGGGGTTCGAGCTGGTCGTCACGGACTCCGCACCCGCGGCGGCGCCCGGCCTCGACCGGCCGGCAGCGGCGGCGTTCGTCCGCGCGATGGGCGTCGAGGTGAACCCGAAGTTCGGGTGGACCGACGTCGCGCAGTTCACCGCGATCGGCGTCCCCGCCGTCAACTTCGGACCGGGTGACCCGCTGCTCGCCCACAAGCAGGACGAGCGTGTCCCCGTCGACCAGCTGCGCCTGACGGAGCAGCGCCTGTTCGGCTGGCTGCGGGGCGACCAAGGAGGACGTGATGAGTGACGAAGCACGCGACGAGCTGGACCCGGAGCCTCGCGACGACGAGCGGATCAAGGGCCCGGTGCTGCTGCGTCGTGACCAGATCCCGTCCACGACGACCGACCAGCGGCTGCTGGACGACTCGGGGCGGGCGGCCTGGCTGCACACCGACCCGTGGCGCGTGATGAGGATCCAGGCCGAGTTCGTCGAGGGGTTCGGGGCGCTGGCCGAGCTCGGTCCGGCGGTCAGCGTCTTCGGCTCCGCGCGCACCAAGCCCGACTCGCCCTACTACGCGGCGGCGCAGGAGCTCGGGCGGCGCTTCGCCGAGGCCGGGATCGGCGTCATCACCGGCGGAGGCCCCGGCATCATGGCGGCCGCGAACCGCGGCGCGTGCGAGGCGGGCGGTGTGTCCGTCGGCCTCGGCATCGAGCTGCCCTTCGAGGAGCGGATGAACCCCTGGGTCGACCTGGGGGTCCACTTCCGCTACTTCTTCGCCCGCAAGACGATGTTCGTGAAGTACGCGCAGGGGTTCGTGGTCTTCCCCGGCGGTTACGGCACGTTCGACGAGCTCTTCGAGGCGTTGACGCTCGCGCAGACCCGCAAGGTGACGCAGTTCCCCGTGGTCCTCTACGGGACGCCGTACTGGTCAGGCCTCATCGACTGGCTCCGGGACTCGGTCCTCGAGCACGGTGCGATCGCGGCGGCAGACGTCGACCGGCTGATCGTGACCGACGATCTCGAGGAGGTCGTCGGGCAGTTCGTACCGTCCTGACGTGCCCTGTGCGGCACAATCAGGGGGACAAGCTCGAGGGACGGAGAACACGTGCGGGTCTCGTCGGAGAAGCGACGCGAACAGCTCATCGAGGCCGCGCTGGTGGTCGCCAAGCGTGAGGGCGTCGGCGGCGTGAGCACCCGTACGGTCGCCGCCGAGGCCGGCGCCACCCCTGGGATCGTCCACTACGTCTTCTCCTCGATGGAGGAGCTGCTGCGCGCGATGATCTCGCGGATGGCAGAGGACTACGTCGTCAGCGTCAGCGAGCTGCCCCCGCCTGAGGAGGCGGACGTCACCACCCTCCTCGAGGCGAGCTTCAACCACATGTGGTCCGACGTCGAGGGCGATCCCGAGGGTCACCTGCTGACCTTCGAGGTCGCCGCCCACGCCCTGCGCAACGCCGGCTTCGACGACCTCGCGCGCTGGCAGTACGACACCTACCGCGCGGTGGCCGCACGGGCGCTGGAGCAGGTCGCGGAGGTGTGCCGGATCGAGTGGGCGGTGCCGGTCGAGCTGCTCTCGCGGATGGTCGTGGTGATCAACGACGGCGTCGTCCTGGCCTGGCTCGTGGACCGCGATGCCGCGAAGGCGCGCGAGGTGTACGAGACCTTCATCGGCCAGTTCGCGAAGTTCGCGAAGCCGGTCGACTAGTCCGCCCGGCGGTCGCGG
Above is a genomic segment from Mumia sp. Pv4-285 containing:
- the dapC gene encoding succinyldiaminopimelate transaminase codes for the protein MLDPTSSAPSRPSAAARLSSRAVSRRLPDFPWDSLAEVKAVAAAHPDGIVDLSIGTPVDSSPLVAQTALAAAADAPGYPLTVGTPALRRAAVDWLARRHGVNGLGVDGVIPAIGSKELIGAMALHLGLGPGDTVVIPELAYPTYEVGARLAGCDVVVSDSTVALGPSSPALMWINSPSNPSGRVLGADHLRKTLAWARERGVLLISDECYLDCAWEATPQSILHPDINGGSHEGILAVHSLSKRSNLAGYRAAFVAGDPAIVKELLEVRKNLGLIMPAPIQHAMKATLDDDAHADAQHASYAARRAVLRDALLAAGFRIDHSEAALYLWATRDEPALDTVAALAEIGVLVAPGSFYGAAGARHVRVAFTATDERVAAAAQRLASFA
- the dapD gene encoding 2,3,4,5-tetrahydropyridine-2,6-dicarboxylate N-succinyltransferase — translated: MTSTAQSAWAYGIATLTEDGTVLDVWYPNPALGSYDGTAEPTGLTALEGTDDVREVRRTFVRTEVADLAAPVADAYDAYLRLHLLSHRIVQPHGTNLDGLFGVLANVVWTTIGPCAVAGFEQTRLRARAAGLHVSVTSVDKFPRMTDYVLPTGVRIGDADRVRLGAHLAEGTTVMHEGFVNFNAGTLGHAMVEGRVSAGVVVGDGTDVGGGASIMGTLSGGGKQVISLGRNCLLGANAGIGISLGDDCVVAAGCYVTAGSKVTLPDGNVVKAAELSGQDGLLFLTNSETGRIEVRPRTGAGIELNAALHAN
- a CDS encoding TetR/AcrR family transcriptional regulator is translated as MRVSSEKRREQLIEAALVVAKREGVGGVSTRTVAAEAGATPGIVHYVFSSMEELLRAMISRMAEDYVVSVSELPPPEEADVTTLLEASFNHMWSDVEGDPEGHLLTFEVAAHALRNAGFDDLARWQYDTYRAVAARALEQVAEVCRIEWAVPVELLSRMVVVINDGVVLAWLVDRDAAKAREVYETFIGQFAKFAKPVD
- the dapE gene encoding succinyl-diaminopimelate desuccinylase, with product MVSLDLDADVVSLTAALVDVPSESREEAVIADAVETALRAYPHLDVVRDGHTVVARTSLGRDSRVVVAGHLDTVPANDNMPSRLDGDQLWGLGSCDMKGGVAVALRAAAQVPAPVRDVTYVFYEAEEVEASANGLGRLARERPELLAGDFAILMEPSNAVIEAGCQGVLRVDVIARGERAHVARSWTGANAIHLLEPVLQRLVAAVRRTPIIDGLTYHEGLNAVAISGGVASNVVPDEARVSLSYRFAPDRTEAEALEYLEGLFSGFELVVTDSAPAAAPGLDRPAAAAFVRAMGVEVNPKFGWTDVAQFTAIGVPAVNFGPGDPLLAHKQDERVPVDQLRLTEQRLFGWLRGDQGGRDE
- a CDS encoding TIGR00730 family Rossman fold protein produces the protein MSDEARDELDPEPRDDERIKGPVLLRRDQIPSTTTDQRLLDDSGRAAWLHTDPWRVMRIQAEFVEGFGALAELGPAVSVFGSARTKPDSPYYAAAQELGRRFAEAGIGVITGGGPGIMAAANRGACEAGGVSVGLGIELPFEERMNPWVDLGVHFRYFFARKTMFVKYAQGFVVFPGGYGTFDELFEALTLAQTRKVTQFPVVLYGTPYWSGLIDWLRDSVLEHGAIAAADVDRLIVTDDLEEVVGQFVPS